In one Populus nigra chromosome 12, ddPopNigr1.1, whole genome shotgun sequence genomic region, the following are encoded:
- the LOC133669361 gene encoding uncharacterized protein LOC133669361: MNEMAGSSSSQSQAPKILLAKPPGLVTSGPAVSAAAAKFGREDETAPHHHHRSRLPSITSLNLLSDSWDFHIDRFLPFLTENTDFTVVGIIGPPGVGKSTILNELYGFDGTSPGMLPPFTVQSEDNRAMARHCTVGIEPRISAERLILLDTQPVFSPSVLAEMMRPDGSSTISVLSGENLSTELAHELTAIQLGVLLASICHVLLVVSDGVYDDSMRHLMLTVDLLKHGIPDPSSLNSAYVQSSNAGPEKENKDKVSEAEEYMATPLFVHTKLQDEDFTPCNFVELRKELEQYFSSSSFIKEKGGSMAKEQISYSVPSNSHDNDPDSKSINLFVIPLKDKDDSLKAQYKSYISALWKLRDQVLSMNGLSFARTVSERDWLKNSAKIWELVKGSAIIAEYGQALQGSGMFRR, translated from the exons ATGAATGAAATGGCAGGGAGTTCTTCATCACAGTCACAGGCTCCCAAAATCCTACTAGCAAAGCCTCCCGGATTGGTGACTTCAGGACCGGCGGTGTCTGCCGCTGCTGCTAAATTTGGACGCGAAGACGAAACAGCGCCGCACCATCACCATCGGTCTCGTCTCCCTTCAATTACCTCTCTCAATCTCCTCTCCGATTCTTGGGACTTCCACATTGATCGCTTTCTCCCT TTCCTGACGGAGAATACAGATTTTACAGTGGTTGGAATAATTGGGCCGCCTGGGGTTGGCAAGTCCACAATCTTGAATGAGCTTTATGGCTTTGATGGAACCTCGCCAG gGATGCTTCCGCCGTTTACTGTGCAGTCTGAAGATAACCGAGCAATGGCAAGGCATTGTACTGTGGGAATTGAACCCAGGATATCTGCTGAGAGGCTCATTCTTCTTGATACCCAG CCTGTTTTTAGCCCTTCTGTTTTGGCAGAGATGATGAGACCTGATGGCTCATCCACAATTTCAGTTTTAAGTGGTGAAAACCTTTCTACTGAGTTGGCTCATGAACTTACAGCTATTCAG CTTGGTGTTCTCCTAGCTTCCATTTGTCATGTCCTGCTGGTGGTATCAGATGGAGTTTATGATGATAGTATGCGGCACTTAATGTTGACG GTTGACTTGCTGAAACATGGCATACCTGATCCATCTTCACTAAACTCTGCATATGTGCAGAGCTCTAATGCGGGgcctgaaaaagaaaacaaggataAAGTCTCTGAGGCTGAAGAGTATATGGCTACTCCACTCTTTGTACATACAAA GCTGCAAGATGAAGATTTTACTCCATGTAATTTTGTGGAACTGAGGAAGGAACTAGAACAATATTTCAGCTCCTCAtcattcatcaaagaaaagggTGGAAGCATGGCAAAAGAGCAGATCTCTTATTCTGTGCCTTCAAACAGTCATGATAATGATCCAGATTCAAAATCTATCAATTTATTTGTCATTCCATTAAAGGACAAAGATGACTCTCTTAAAGCTCAGTACAAAAGTTACATCTCTGCACTATGGAAGTTGCGAGATCAG GTTTTATCAATGAACGGCCTGTCCTTCGCGAGGACAGTCTCAGAACGTGACTGGTTGAAAAATTCTGCCAAGATCTGGGAATTAGTTAAAGGCTCTGCAATCATTGCAGAGTATGGCCAAGCACTTCAAGGTTCAGGGATGTTTCGGAGGTAG
- the LOC133669233 gene encoding NADH dehydrogenase [ubiquinone] iron-sulfur protein 6, mitochondrial translates to MASSLLRSLVSRSRSRSFNVGAALSTRNYSLVTNQISNHTAKWMQDTSKKSPMELINEIPPIKVEGRIVACEGDTDPALGHPIEFICLDLKEPAVCKYCGLRYVQAHHH, encoded by the exons ATGGCATCGAGCTTGCTAAGAAGCCTTGTAAGCCGAAGCAGAAGCAGATCGTTCAATGTCGGTGCTGCTTTGAGCACAAGAAATTATAGTTTGGTTACCAATCAAATCAGCAATCACACTGCCAAATGGATGCAG GATACTAGCAAGAAATCTCCAATGGAATTGATCAATGAAATTCCTCCAATCAAGGTTGAAGGCAGGATTGTCGCATGTGAAGGAG ACACTGACCCTGCACTTGGGCATCCAATTGAGTTCATATGCCTCGACTTGAAGGAGCCAGCTGTCTGCAAGTATTGTGGTTTACGATATGTGCAGGCTCATCATCATTAG